A region of Phalacrocorax carbo chromosome 7, bPhaCar2.1, whole genome shotgun sequence DNA encodes the following proteins:
- the SLC16A14 gene encoding monocarboxylate transporter 14, protein MYASREDIGYDFGDDSKVGSKPIKPNPNIDGGWAWMIVLSSFLVHILIMGSQMALGILNMEWLEEFNQSRGLTAWVSSLSMGITLIVGPFIGLFISMCGCRKTAIIGGILNALGWILSAYASNVHYLFLTFGVTAGVGSGMVYLPAVVMVGQYFQKRRALAQGLSTTGTGFGAFLMTALLKYLCTEFGWRNAMFIQGAISLNLCVCGALMRPLSPKDVVSEKYVVRSNTEGNQAKALSHSAETIKSNGVLSEEPEKKEEATNEEMLDSVPHVEIGGKSRSGRNMYGLRILKSVSQLTVTVRKGFAIWYSSYFGAASLFTNRVFVAFIIWALFAYSSFVIPFIHLPEIVKQYNLSSQNNIFPLTSIIAIVHIFGKVILGIISDLPCISTWNVFLMANFTLVTCILTLPLMQTYISLAVVCALIGFSSGYFSLMPVVTEDLVGTKHLANAYGIIICANGISALLGPPFAGWIYDITHKYDFSFYISGLLYMVGIIFLFIQPCIQKKQLREKSTEEAQA, encoded by the exons ATGTATGCTAGTCGAGAGGATATTGGGTATGATTTTGGAGATGACTCAAAAGTTGGAAGTAAGCCAATTAAGCCTAATCCAAACATCGATGGAGGATGGGCTTGGATGATTGtactttcctctttccttgttCACATACTTATCATGGGGTCCCAAATGGCCCTTGGAATACTCAACATGGAATGGCTTGAAGAGTTTAATCAAAGTCGTGGCTTAACAGCGTGGGTTAGCTCCCTCAGCATGGGCATTACACTTATTGTAG GTCCTTTCATTGGTTTATTCATCAGCATGTGTGGGTGCCGCAAGACAGCTATAATTGGAGGGATATTGAATGCCCTAGGCTGGATACTGAGTGCCTATGCCTCAAATGTGCACTACCTCTTTCTTACGTTTGGAGTGACAGCCG gCGTTGGAAGTGGCATGGTTTATCTGCCTGCAGTGGTCATGGTGGGGCAgtattttcagaagagaagaGCACTTGCACAAGGACTCAGTACCACAGGAACTGGGTTTGGTGCTTTCCTAATGACTGCCTTACTGAAGTACCTCTGCACTGAATTTGGGTGGAGGAACGCCATGTTCATCCAGGGTGCCATCTCCCTGAACCTTTGTGTCTGTGGGGCGCTTATGAGACCACTCTCTCCCAAAGATGTTGTTAGTGAAAAATATGTTGTGAGAAGTAATACTGAAGGTAATCAGGCAAAAGCTCTGTCCCATTCTGCAGAGACTATAAAATCTAATGGAGTTCTCAGTGAAGAAccggaaaaaaaagaagaggcaaCAAATGAAGAAATGCTTGACAGTGTTCCGCACGTAGAAATTGGAGGTAAATCTAGAAGCGGAAGGAATATGTATGGACTGCGCATTCTTAAGTCAGTGAGCCAGCTGACAGTTACCGTCAGGAAGGGCTTTGCAATATGGTACTCCAGCTACTTTGGAGCTGCATCACTGTTTACCAATAGAGTATTTGTGGCCTTTATAATCTGGGCTTTGTTTGCCTATAGCAGCTTTGTCATTCCCTTTATTCATCTTCCAGAAATAGTCAAGCAGTACAACTTGTCTAGTCAGAACAATATATTCCCTTTGACATCCATTATAGCCATTGTTCATATTTTTGGTAAAGTGATCCTTGGAATCATCTCTGATCTCCCGTGCATCAGCACGTGGAACGTCTTCCTCATGGCTAACTTTACCCTGGTCACCTGCATTCTTACTTTACCACTAATGCAAACGTACATTAGCCTGGCTGTGGTTTGTGCTCTAATAGGATTTTCTAGTGGCTATTTTTCTCTAATGCCTGTTGTGACTGAAGATTTAGTTGGAACTAAACACCTTGCAAATGCCTATGGCATCATCATTTGTGCCAACGGAATATCTGCATTGCTTGGACCGCCCTTTGCAG GTTGGATCTATGACATCACAcataaatatgatttttctttttacatatcTGGCTTGCTATACATGGTGGggataatatttttatttatacaacCTTGTATTCAAAAGAAACAACTAAGAGAAAAATCTACAGAAGAGGCACAAGCATAG